A portion of the Vespula vulgaris chromosome 14, iyVesVulg1.1, whole genome shotgun sequence genome contains these proteins:
- the LOC127068894 gene encoding dentin sialophosphoprotein-like isoform X1, with translation MRLFKRQASDTCPQLVSATPISQDETSETVVANGTTIEQNEKSLVVDKKDSSKRLDRDGGESGESEKTVPGQSFMITRKGISTWGRKVGRRLDQLKRSESSELLSVSGRRRRWSPNRKRYEDSLEEKENGSNEHSFPEFPKPKRVSRVESLKNLFRSTERSNFLSSNSTSRNVTIHEESHYPMEKALSEGAIKNVATFQVKSENNNEERLRGTLLQEKQRRLSRSIHDLQEQERVIDFILMNQQVLKTQEGTALVKETLSKLEKASSSKDTSEYSSSTSRINRRSDVSLKTSTLSRTESRNLFGNINERDSFRNDQQRSCPLTGLEDLMSNLRLGCDESGYDSDSTRAGADSPDSEQCVQRMTKPRSFSITSDDYHGIDLSLPPIINQVEPSKDTEDSENGNDTVVEARHFLNDSNKTESTLVMSEHDDDTDSCDEDTFEDYEQCTKLNFFDNSNGRNDSKMDSSRYSKIFPTTSKNVSAVSQANKIIQNSLIQTKPVTTSSSSSSSSSSSSRNRKFGSASVLTLLDNASSPCKDSPPATKVNSSTLLLKSPIQYYSPKRSRSALEAETSSDESINRINKVKRTVFADNPRSITTSTPAKSTLVRRELKTMKLSVERSGNLGISVERREAVRPFYVISKLDSNGEAAKSKLFRIGDEIVRVSGRRLRGMTIAEARNALRNCVGNVELQIAREPTFAFGEEIGDTWADLDRVPRTRNDSDAWTLQESKSDPGVTTLSKIESSRDDHRSKNEEAPTKRPKSELSINDARDDTGRKMTGMRKFQVIKKRTSHPVCYPRRVSSLSKDLLTVTLEKGATKKLGFSIVGGSDSKKGYMGIFVKDIMEGGQAAEEGTLRVGDEILAINGIPMDGATHTKALQTFKNAKPGKMILCIGRRDPTNKRYITQSKSCDCLSKLTEDGYE, from the exons ATGCGTTTATTCAAAAGACAAGCATCGGATACCTGTCCTCAGCTGGTATCAGCTACACCGATATCGCAAGATGAAACATCCGAGACAGTGGTCGCAAATGGCACTACTATCGAGCAGAATGAAAAGTCCTTGGTTGTTGATAAGAAAGATTCATCGAAGAGACTCGATAGGGATGGCGGAGAATCTGGAGAGTCTGAGAAAACTGTACCTGGGCAATCGTTCATGATAACTCGTAAAG GTATTTCAACATGGGGTCGGAAAGTAGGCCGAAGGTTAGATCAATTGAAGAGATCGGAAAGTTCGGAGTTACTTTCGGTTTCGGGTAGAAGACGTCGCTGGAGTCCAAATCGAAAGAGATACGAGGATAGCttggaggaaaaggaaaat gGATCGAACGAACATTCCTTTCCGGAATTCCCCAAGCCAAAAAGAGTCTCCAGAGTGGAATCCTTGAAGAATCTATTCCGGTCGACAGAGAGAAGTAACTTTTTAAGTTCGAATTCAACCTCGAGAAACGTGACGATCCACGAGGAGAGCCATTATCCTATGGAGAAAGCTCTTAGCGAGGGAGCCATTAAAAACGTAGCTACGTTTCAAGTCAAGTCTGAgaataataacgaagaaagattAAGGGGGACTCTGCTTCAAGAGAAACAGCGACGACTCAGTCGTAGCATTCACGATCTTCAGGAACAGGAACGCGTCATCGACTTTATTCTAATGAATCAGCAGGTGTTAAAGACTCAAGAGGGAACAGCATTGGTAAAGGAGACTTTGAGTAAGCTGGAGAAGGCTAGTAGTTCAAAGGATACGTCGGAATACTCTTCGTCGACGTCTAGGATTAATAGAAGGAGCGATGTCTCATTGAAAACGAGTACACTTAGTCGAACGGAGAGTAGGAATCTTTTCGGTAACATCAATGAACGGGATAG TTTTAGGAACGATCAACAAAGATCTTGTCCCTTGACCGGTTTGGAGGATCTTATGAGCAATCTTCGTCTAGGTTGCGACGAGAGTGGTTACGATTCTGATAGCACACGAGCAGGTGCTGATTCTCCTGACAGTGAACAATGCGTTCAGAGAATGACGAAGCCTCGTAGCTTCTCGATAACTTCCGACGATTATCACGGTATCGATCTATCGTTGCCACCCATTATCAACCAAGTTGAACCTTCGAAGGATACCGAAGATTCCGAGAATGGTAACGATACCGTCGTGGAGGCACGTCATTTCTTGAACGATTCTAACAAGACTGAATCGACCTTGGTCATGTCCGAACACGACGATGACACCGACAGTTGCGACGAGGACACTTTCGAGGATTACGAGCAATGCACcaaattaaatttcttcgaCAACTCTAACGGTAGAAACGATTCAAAGATGGACTCGAGTCGATACTCGAAGATATTTCCAACGACTTCGAAGAACGTTTCGGCTGTTTCTCAGGCGAATAAGATCATTCAGAATTCATTGATACAAACGAAACCCGtaactacttcttcttcttcttcttcttcttcttcttcttcttcgaggaATCGTAAATTTGGAAGCGCCAGCGTGTTGACTCTTCTCGATAACGCTTCGTCTCCTTGCAAGGACAGTCCACCGGCGACGAAGGTTAATTCGTCGACGTTGTTATTGAAGAGTCCGATTCAATATTATAGTCCTAAGAGATCTCGTTCTGCTTTGGAGGCCGAAACATCTTCAGACGAATCGATCAATAGAATCAATAAGGTTAAGAGAACAGTTTTCGCTGATAATCCACGATCGATAACAACTTCGACGCCGGCTAAGTCAACTTTGGTACGTCGAGAATTGAAGACCATGAAACTCAGCGTTGAAAGATCAGGCAATCTTGGTATCTCCGTTGAAAGACGAGAAGCTGTCAGACCGTTTTACGTGATATCAAAATTAGATTCGAACGGCGAAGCAGCTAAATCTAAATTATTCCGAATCGGCGACGAGATCGTCCGAGTTAGTGGTCGCAGGTTACGTGGGATGACAATAGCCGAGGCTAGAAACGCATTACGTAATTGTGTAGGAAACGTCGAGCTACAAATCGCTAGAGAACCAACTTTCGCATTTGGCGAAGAGATCGGTGATACTTGGGCCGATTTAGACAGAGTCCCTCGTACTCGAAACGATTCCGACGCGTGGACGTTACAAGAGAGTAAATCTGACCCTGGAGTTACCACCTTATCCAAAATTGAATCCTCTCGTGACgatcatcgatcgaagaaCGAAGAGGCTCCAACAAAGCGACCCAAAAGTGAATTATCAATTAACGACGCGAGAGACGATACCGGTAGAAAGATGACTGGTATGAGGAAATTTCAAGTTATCAAGAAACGTACTTCGCATCCGGTTTGTTATCCGAGAAGAGTATCGAGCctttcgaaagatttattGACCGTGACCTTGGAAAAAGGAGCTACGAAGAAACTTGGTTTCTCGATCGTTGGAGGATCCGATAGCAAGAAGGGTTACATGGGTATTTTCGTAAAGGATATTATGGAAGGTGGTCAGGCAGCTGAGGAAGGTACACTTAGGGTCGGTGATGAGATCTTGGCGATTAATGGCATACCGATGGACGGGGCAACCCACACGAAGGCCCTCCAGACTTTCAAGAATGCCAAACCGGGCAAAATGATTCTCTGCATCGGACGAAGGGATCCAACGAATAAACG gtaCATAACTCAATCGAAGTCTTGCGATTGTTTAAGTAAATTAACGGAGGATGGATACGAATGA
- the LOC127068894 gene encoding dentin sialophosphoprotein-like isoform X2 has translation MRLFKRQASDTCPQLVSATPISQDETSETVVANGTTIEQNEKSLVVDKKDSSKRLDRDGGESGESEKTVPGQSFMITRKGISTWGRKVGRRLDQLKRSESSELLSVSGRRRRWSPNRKRYEDSLEEKENGSNEHSFPEFPKPKRVSRVESLKNLFRSTERSNFLSSNSTSRNVTIHEESHYPMEKALSEGAIKNVATFQVKSENNNEERLRGTLLQEKQRRLSRSIHDLQEQERVIDFILMNQQVLKTQEGTALVKETLSKLEKASSSKDTSEYSSSTSRINRRSDVSLKTSTLSRTESRNLFGNINERDSFRNDQQRSCPLTGLEDLMSNLRLGCDESGYDSDSTRAGADSPDSEQCVQRMTKPRSFSITSDDYHGIDLSLPPIINQVEPSKDTEDSENGNDTVVEARHFLNDSNKTESTLVMSEHDDDTDSCDEDTFEDYEQCTKLNFFDNSNGRNDSKMDSSRYSKIFPTTSKNVSAVSQANKIIQNSLIQTKPVTTSSSSSSSSSSSSRNRKFGSASVLTLLDNASSPCKDSPPATKVNSSTLLLKSPIQYYSPKRSRSALEAETSSDESINRINKVKRTVFADNPRSITTSTPAKSTLVRRELKTMKLSVERSGNLGISVERREAVRPFYVISKLDSNGEAAKSKLFRIGDEIVRVSGRRLRGMTIAEARNALRNCVGNVELQIAREPTFAFGEEIGDTWADLDRVPRTRNDSDAWTLQESKSDPGVTTLSKIESSRDDHRSKNEEAPTKRPKSELSINDARDDTGRKMTGMRKFQVIKKRTSHPVCYPRRVSSLSKDLLTVTLEKGATKKLGFSIVGGSDSKKGYMGIFVKDIMEGGQAAEEGTLRVGDEILAINGIPMDGATHTKALQTFKNAKPGKMILCIGRRDPTNKRLCYK, from the exons ATGCGTTTATTCAAAAGACAAGCATCGGATACCTGTCCTCAGCTGGTATCAGCTACACCGATATCGCAAGATGAAACATCCGAGACAGTGGTCGCAAATGGCACTACTATCGAGCAGAATGAAAAGTCCTTGGTTGTTGATAAGAAAGATTCATCGAAGAGACTCGATAGGGATGGCGGAGAATCTGGAGAGTCTGAGAAAACTGTACCTGGGCAATCGTTCATGATAACTCGTAAAG GTATTTCAACATGGGGTCGGAAAGTAGGCCGAAGGTTAGATCAATTGAAGAGATCGGAAAGTTCGGAGTTACTTTCGGTTTCGGGTAGAAGACGTCGCTGGAGTCCAAATCGAAAGAGATACGAGGATAGCttggaggaaaaggaaaat gGATCGAACGAACATTCCTTTCCGGAATTCCCCAAGCCAAAAAGAGTCTCCAGAGTGGAATCCTTGAAGAATCTATTCCGGTCGACAGAGAGAAGTAACTTTTTAAGTTCGAATTCAACCTCGAGAAACGTGACGATCCACGAGGAGAGCCATTATCCTATGGAGAAAGCTCTTAGCGAGGGAGCCATTAAAAACGTAGCTACGTTTCAAGTCAAGTCTGAgaataataacgaagaaagattAAGGGGGACTCTGCTTCAAGAGAAACAGCGACGACTCAGTCGTAGCATTCACGATCTTCAGGAACAGGAACGCGTCATCGACTTTATTCTAATGAATCAGCAGGTGTTAAAGACTCAAGAGGGAACAGCATTGGTAAAGGAGACTTTGAGTAAGCTGGAGAAGGCTAGTAGTTCAAAGGATACGTCGGAATACTCTTCGTCGACGTCTAGGATTAATAGAAGGAGCGATGTCTCATTGAAAACGAGTACACTTAGTCGAACGGAGAGTAGGAATCTTTTCGGTAACATCAATGAACGGGATAG TTTTAGGAACGATCAACAAAGATCTTGTCCCTTGACCGGTTTGGAGGATCTTATGAGCAATCTTCGTCTAGGTTGCGACGAGAGTGGTTACGATTCTGATAGCACACGAGCAGGTGCTGATTCTCCTGACAGTGAACAATGCGTTCAGAGAATGACGAAGCCTCGTAGCTTCTCGATAACTTCCGACGATTATCACGGTATCGATCTATCGTTGCCACCCATTATCAACCAAGTTGAACCTTCGAAGGATACCGAAGATTCCGAGAATGGTAACGATACCGTCGTGGAGGCACGTCATTTCTTGAACGATTCTAACAAGACTGAATCGACCTTGGTCATGTCCGAACACGACGATGACACCGACAGTTGCGACGAGGACACTTTCGAGGATTACGAGCAATGCACcaaattaaatttcttcgaCAACTCTAACGGTAGAAACGATTCAAAGATGGACTCGAGTCGATACTCGAAGATATTTCCAACGACTTCGAAGAACGTTTCGGCTGTTTCTCAGGCGAATAAGATCATTCAGAATTCATTGATACAAACGAAACCCGtaactacttcttcttcttcttcttcttcttcttcttcttcttcgaggaATCGTAAATTTGGAAGCGCCAGCGTGTTGACTCTTCTCGATAACGCTTCGTCTCCTTGCAAGGACAGTCCACCGGCGACGAAGGTTAATTCGTCGACGTTGTTATTGAAGAGTCCGATTCAATATTATAGTCCTAAGAGATCTCGTTCTGCTTTGGAGGCCGAAACATCTTCAGACGAATCGATCAATAGAATCAATAAGGTTAAGAGAACAGTTTTCGCTGATAATCCACGATCGATAACAACTTCGACGCCGGCTAAGTCAACTTTGGTACGTCGAGAATTGAAGACCATGAAACTCAGCGTTGAAAGATCAGGCAATCTTGGTATCTCCGTTGAAAGACGAGAAGCTGTCAGACCGTTTTACGTGATATCAAAATTAGATTCGAACGGCGAAGCAGCTAAATCTAAATTATTCCGAATCGGCGACGAGATCGTCCGAGTTAGTGGTCGCAGGTTACGTGGGATGACAATAGCCGAGGCTAGAAACGCATTACGTAATTGTGTAGGAAACGTCGAGCTACAAATCGCTAGAGAACCAACTTTCGCATTTGGCGAAGAGATCGGTGATACTTGGGCCGATTTAGACAGAGTCCCTCGTACTCGAAACGATTCCGACGCGTGGACGTTACAAGAGAGTAAATCTGACCCTGGAGTTACCACCTTATCCAAAATTGAATCCTCTCGTGACgatcatcgatcgaagaaCGAAGAGGCTCCAACAAAGCGACCCAAAAGTGAATTATCAATTAACGACGCGAGAGACGATACCGGTAGAAAGATGACTGGTATGAGGAAATTTCAAGTTATCAAGAAACGTACTTCGCATCCGGTTTGTTATCCGAGAAGAGTATCGAGCctttcgaaagatttattGACCGTGACCTTGGAAAAAGGAGCTACGAAGAAACTTGGTTTCTCGATCGTTGGAGGATCCGATAGCAAGAAGGGTTACATGGGTATTTTCGTAAAGGATATTATGGAAGGTGGTCAGGCAGCTGAGGAAGGTACACTTAGGGTCGGTGATGAGATCTTGGCGATTAATGGCATACCGATGGACGGGGCAACCCACACGAAGGCCCTCCAGACTTTCAAGAATGCCAAACCGGGCAAAATGATTCTCTGCATCGGACGAAGGGATCCAACGAATAAACGGTTGTGTTACAAATGA